One Candidatus Saccharimonadales bacterium genomic window carries:
- a CDS encoding CHAP domain-containing protein translates to MKQRSTTPVSKHIIRRVALTTIAGLMVVTVPFSFSPKVSADKYDDQINALQKEIDQYQAKAGDLNKQILSLQEEIKGIDSQKSLIQTQISLTEVKLAKLQQDIADTEKRISDNRTALGTTLADLYVDDTISPLEMLASSKSIADYVDKQEYRNVIRDQLSVTIETIKKLKADLEAQKTDVQRTLADQTNAKNALVAKEAERNTLLAKTQGQENAYRQLSSDREAQKLKVQQQQQAAIEAAIAAAGGGGAVVLPGTSGGYPWNSSNCYVDSNALSHGGVDGNGGDGMGYGCRQCASYVAWRILKETGYAPTYWGDAIDFVSSGRAAGFTVSSTPRERSAGVITTGGRPGHVVWVESIDKNNGTMIVSQYNYYNAGGPGWGNYSKMQVPIGTYQQYVYF, encoded by the coding sequence ATGAAACAGCGGTCCACCACACCAGTTTCGAAGCACATCATTCGTCGGGTAGCACTAACGACGATTGCTGGTCTCATGGTGGTAACCGTCCCATTCTCATTTAGCCCAAAAGTATCGGCCGATAAATACGATGATCAAATCAATGCCCTCCAAAAAGAAATCGATCAATATCAGGCGAAAGCAGGTGATCTTAATAAGCAAATTCTTTCGCTTCAAGAAGAAATCAAAGGTATTGATAGCCAAAAGAGCCTTATCCAGACACAGATCAGCCTTACTGAGGTGAAGCTAGCTAAATTACAGCAAGATATTGCGGATACCGAAAAACGAATCAGTGATAACCGGACAGCTCTCGGTACGACACTGGCTGATTTATATGTTGACGATACAATTTCACCTCTTGAAATGCTGGCAAGTAGCAAAAGCATCGCCGATTATGTCGATAAACAAGAATACCGTAATGTCATTCGCGACCAGCTATCTGTGACCATCGAAACGATTAAAAAATTAAAAGCTGACCTTGAAGCTCAAAAAACCGATGTTCAACGAACTCTTGCGGATCAGACAAATGCTAAAAATGCTCTTGTCGCTAAAGAAGCTGAACGAAATACACTTCTTGCGAAGACTCAAGGACAAGAAAATGCCTATAGGCAACTCTCCTCTGATCGTGAAGCACAAAAGCTAAAGGTCCAACAACAGCAGCAGGCTGCCATCGAAGCCGCGATTGCTGCGGCAGGAGGTGGAGGAGCAGTCGTGTTGCCGGGAACTTCTGGTGGTTACCCCTGGAATTCCTCTAATTGTTATGTTGATTCAAACGCACTTTCGCATGGAGGTGTCGACGGCAACGGCGGTGATGGCATGGGTTATGGTTGTCGTCAATGTGCTAGCTACGTGGCATGGAGAATCCTCAAAGAAACGGGCTACGCTCCTACGTACTGGGGAGATGCCATCGACTTTGTCTCAAGTGGTCGGGCAGCTGGCTTCACTGTATCTTCCACGCCTCGAGAACGATCGGCCGGCGTCATTACTACCGGGGGTCGTCCTGGTCATGTCGTATGGGTAGAAAGTATCGATAAGAATAACGGCACGATGATTGTTAGCCAGTACAATTACTACAACGCCGGTGGTCCTGGTTGGGGTAACTACAGCAAGATGCAGGTACCAATTGGTACCTATCAGCAGTACGTCTACTTCTAA
- a CDS encoding permease-like cell division protein FtsX, which yields MSKKMDAKAFALQKRKRRQWLTFVRMCRYGVNNFSRNAWLTIAATAVMTITLLVVFVTLAARNVLLDTVSEIRDKVDMSIYIKNDTSNDDVKKIQSGLEKLSSVRKVSFISPEEARSNFAQSNKSNTGALDALNEATNEFPGTFRISPVDINKTDELRKFVDTDETLKKNIDPNRKPSFAGERRSAIENIGRWVSFAERAGLGASIIFIAISSLIVFNTIRMAIFNRRDEIQMMKLIGADRSFIRGPFVVEAVVYGFIAAIVATALGIAILYGASGPLLSYGVMVQNTINLLSVYIAFVLLGMILLGAIIGIVSSLLATRRYLKI from the coding sequence ATGAGTAAGAAAATGGATGCAAAAGCATTTGCATTGCAAAAGCGCAAACGTCGTCAGTGGCTCACATTTGTCCGGATGTGTCGCTATGGTGTCAATAACTTCAGTCGTAATGCGTGGCTTACTATCGCCGCAACGGCCGTCATGACAATTACGCTATTAGTGGTATTCGTTACCCTTGCTGCTCGTAATGTCCTGCTTGATACCGTATCTGAAATCCGTGACAAAGTAGACATGTCGATTTATATCAAAAACGACACATCAAACGACGACGTAAAGAAAATCCAATCAGGACTTGAAAAACTCAGCTCCGTTCGCAAAGTATCCTTTATCAGTCCTGAAGAAGCACGTTCAAACTTTGCCCAGTCTAATAAATCGAATACCGGAGCGCTCGATGCATTAAACGAAGCGACTAACGAATTTCCTGGGACCTTCCGAATTAGCCCAGTTGATATAAACAAAACTGACGAACTGCGAAAGTTTGTGGATACCGACGAAACGCTTAAAAAGAACATCGACCCAAATCGTAAACCGTCATTTGCTGGTGAACGTCGTTCGGCCATTGAAAACATTGGTCGGTGGGTAAGTTTTGCCGAACGAGCCGGACTGGGTGCTAGTATTATTTTCATCGCCATATCTTCTCTCATCGTGTTTAATACGATTCGTATGGCCATTTTTAATCGCCGTGACGAAATTCAGATGATGAAGCTCATTGGTGCGGATCGCAGCTTTATCAGAGGACCATTCGTCGTTGAGGCGGTGGTCTATGGTTTTATTGCCGCAATCGTTGCGACGGCGCTTGGCATAGCTATTCTCTATGGAGCAAGCGGTCCGCTACTCAGCTATGGCGTCATGGTTCAAAATACTATCAATTTACTCTCGGTATACATTGCGTTTGTGCTCCTAGGTATGATCCTTCTCGGTGCGATCATCGGTATTGTTTCTTCGCTCCTTGCAACAAGACGCTACCTAAAAATATAA